A single genomic interval of Antarcticibacterium arcticum harbors:
- a CDS encoding type III pantothenate kinase gives MNLVVDIGNTLIKMAVFQEGKLLKKKMGLRQDLLKNLEEIFTTYPQIDHAIVSSVAKTASKAIQKIEERCKLFLLDQQLPQVFLNKYATPLTLGQDRIALASAASLSYPNQNVLVIDAGTCITYDFLNANNEYLGGAISPGLQMRYKAMHTFTDRLPLLEPEEEVTLVGNSTKNSMHAGVILGITGEIDQMITAYRAQNKDLTVILTGGDAQILCKRLKNSIFANSNFLLEGLNYILEFNKSQ, from the coding sequence ATGAATCTGGTTGTCGACATTGGAAATACACTCATTAAAATGGCTGTATTTCAGGAAGGTAAACTTCTCAAAAAGAAAATGGGCCTTAGACAGGATCTTTTAAAAAATCTTGAAGAAATTTTTACTACCTACCCCCAAATCGATCATGCCATCGTTTCTTCAGTCGCTAAAACAGCTTCCAAAGCAATTCAAAAGATAGAAGAGCGCTGCAAATTGTTCCTGCTGGATCAACAACTCCCACAGGTATTCCTCAATAAATATGCAACCCCCTTAACGCTGGGACAGGACAGGATCGCCCTGGCCTCTGCCGCCAGCCTCTCTTATCCAAATCAAAATGTACTGGTAATTGATGCAGGTACCTGTATCACATATGATTTCCTGAATGCCAATAACGAATATCTGGGCGGGGCCATTTCTCCCGGCTTGCAAATGCGTTACAAGGCAATGCATACGTTTACTGACAGATTGCCGTTATTAGAACCGGAGGAGGAGGTAACCCTCGTTGGCAATTCCACAAAAAACAGCATGCATGCAGGGGTGATTCTGGGCATTACCGGGGAAATTGACCAAATGATCACCGCCTATCGCGCTCAGAATAAAGATTTAACAGTAATTTTGACAGGCGGGGATGCACAAATTTTGTGTAAACGATTAAAAAATAGCATCTTTGCCAACTCAAATTTCCTCCTGGAAGGATTGAATTACATATTAGAATTTAATAAATCTCAATGA
- a CDS encoding L-lactate MFS transporter: protein MEKIRNRWLIAASAVGIHIAIGSVYAWSVFTKPLIQEFGWELKDTQFTFSLAIFFLGISAAFLGHYLEKKGPRRSGILAAIFFGIGIAGSGLAIHLESIYLLYLFYGVFGGIGLGLGYITPVSTLVKWFPDRRGLAAGLAIMGFGFAALISSPLIVYLISKVGIANTFYITGAGYFTIIFISSLYLAPPPKDWLPAGFKAGLVNAKKKLSADLSQLTANEAVKTKRFWYLWSMLFINITCGIAIISVASPMAQEYTGLSPVAAATMVGIMGLFNGVGRIGWASFSDLIGRPAMYSIFFGIQIIAYFMLPGITNALLFQALIFLILSCYGGGFATIPAFIGDVFGTKQLGAIHGYILTAWAAAGMAGPLFAAWARTLTTNYNGTMYFFAGMFGVALFISFLMHREVMKIRKQNKQEYVVQIKEEEAVLTD from the coding sequence ATGGAAAAGATCAGGAACAGGTGGCTTATTGCAGCCTCCGCGGTTGGAATTCATATTGCTATTGGCTCTGTGTATGCCTGGAGCGTTTTTACAAAACCTCTTATTCAGGAATTTGGATGGGAACTCAAGGATACCCAATTCACTTTTAGCCTTGCCATTTTCTTCCTGGGAATTTCGGCAGCTTTCCTGGGACATTACCTCGAGAAAAAAGGTCCGCGAAGATCGGGGATCCTGGCGGCAATTTTCTTCGGAATAGGGATTGCGGGCTCCGGGCTGGCAATTCACCTCGAATCTATTTATCTGCTTTATCTTTTTTACGGAGTTTTTGGGGGAATAGGCCTGGGCCTTGGATATATCACCCCGGTCTCTACCCTTGTAAAATGGTTTCCGGACAGGCGGGGTCTCGCAGCCGGACTGGCCATTATGGGCTTCGGCTTTGCAGCGCTTATCAGCAGCCCCCTTATTGTATATCTTATCTCTAAAGTGGGTATCGCCAATACATTTTATATAACGGGGGCGGGATATTTCACGATAATATTCATTTCTTCCCTCTATCTTGCCCCGCCACCAAAAGACTGGCTGCCGGCAGGATTTAAAGCGGGCCTGGTTAATGCTAAAAAGAAACTATCGGCAGACCTGTCCCAGCTTACCGCCAATGAGGCCGTAAAGACGAAGCGCTTCTGGTATTTATGGAGTATGCTGTTTATCAATATAACATGCGGGATCGCGATCATCTCTGTAGCTTCCCCCATGGCGCAGGAATACACCGGGCTTAGCCCTGTGGCAGCAGCTACTATGGTGGGGATTATGGGATTATTTAATGGTGTGGGGCGTATTGGCTGGGCCAGTTTTTCCGATCTTATTGGAAGGCCGGCAATGTACAGCATCTTTTTTGGTATCCAGATAATCGCCTATTTTATGCTCCCGGGGATCACAAACGCCTTGTTATTCCAGGCGCTTATTTTTTTGATCCTATCCTGTTACGGCGGCGGATTCGCAACTATTCCCGCTTTTATCGGGGATGTTTTCGGCACAAAACAACTGGGGGCTATCCACGGATATATTCTAACTGCCTGGGCAGCTGCGGGAATGGCCGGGCCATTATTTGCTGCCTGGGCCCGCACTCTAACTACCAATTATAACGGCACAATGTATTTTTTCGCCGGGATGTTTGGGGTAGCACTATTTATTTCCTTCCTGATGCACCGGGAGGTCATGAAAATTCGGAAACAAAATAAACAGGAATATGTTGTTCAAATTAAAGAGGAGGAAGCAGTGCTTACGGACTAA
- a CDS encoding response regulator, producing MNKCICVIDDDQIYQIIVKKIISKAGIFEEVLHYENGYKALEELKDPEIPLPGLILLDINMPGMDGWEFLENLKDHRPHLTRETNIYIVTSSIAGGDRNKAEALPEVSGFISKPLTVGKLREIGEKL from the coding sequence ATGAATAAATGTATTTGTGTCATAGATGATGACCAGATCTACCAGATCATAGTAAAGAAGATCATTTCTAAAGCGGGGATCTTTGAGGAGGTGCTGCATTATGAGAATGGATACAAAGCCCTGGAAGAATTAAAGGATCCTGAAATTCCCCTTCCCGGGTTGATCCTGCTCGACATTAATATGCCAGGGATGGATGGCTGGGAATTTCTGGAAAATCTTAAGGATCACCGTCCGCACCTAACCCGGGAAACCAATATTTATATTGTAACTTCTTCTATAGCAGGTGGCGACAGAAATAAAGCGGAAGCTTTGCCGGAGGTATCGGGCTTTATAAGCAAGCCCTTAACTGTTGGTAAACTAAGGGAGATAGGTGAGAAGTTGTGA
- a CDS encoding sensor histidine kinase produces the protein MQQNNSGIVRITRYLGKPLVCGLLTFLFFLILGSFILWQRYQILKEAEQREMANLIGFIENNIDHALKNSHTAALNLALLVESDGSISAFDEVAPGLLKNYPLLDAVQMVPGGIISMVYPKEKNLEVLDYNILEDPAVNREAFRAMHEKQMYFAGPFELRQGGLAVVGRLPVYIQNEFWGFSAVIIKLESLLEEAGLEKLGGDKYDFQFSKVDVKTGKETYFLPPLSEMSGYYTEHISFPDGDWKVYIALKEPGEVFYSLLPIGFFMLLLAGWLGWAMTNLLKQPEKLQALVKMQAGELSYNELKFRTIFNQAAIGMARVNSITGSFLETNLRFQQLFGYTPSEIKELNIVEVTHPDDMQEDLDKMKMLRQGVVREYSMQKRIRRKDGELRWVNLTVSPLWGDGETPTTHIAIIEDIHDKKTAETHLKESYEMVMEQNKRLLNFSYIVSHNLRSHSSNIESILNLYEETGDPEERKNYMRMLEKVSAALNQTLYDLNEVVSIQTNLDLTVQDLKVKDYLEETLGLLKVEIEKRNARIYTNVPEEMVVKFNAAYMESILLNLITNSLRYSSPHRDPEIHISGKKVENEWMLEVKDNGIGIDLKRNRDKLFGLYKTFSNRPNSRGVGLFITKNQIDAMNGRIEVESKVDAGASFKVYFK, from the coding sequence ATGCAACAAAATAATTCAGGAATTGTAAGGATCACCCGCTATTTGGGCAAGCCTTTAGTGTGCGGATTATTAACCTTCCTGTTTTTTCTTATTCTTGGCTCATTTATTCTTTGGCAGCGATATCAGATCTTAAAAGAAGCAGAGCAGAGGGAAATGGCCAATCTCATTGGATTTATTGAGAACAATATAGACCACGCCCTTAAGAACAGTCACACGGCCGCCTTAAATCTGGCATTGCTCGTAGAAAGTGATGGCTCGATATCGGCTTTTGATGAGGTTGCTCCCGGGCTTTTAAAGAATTACCCTTTACTTGACGCTGTGCAAATGGTCCCGGGCGGTATAATCTCCATGGTCTACCCAAAGGAGAAGAACCTGGAAGTGCTTGATTATAATATCCTGGAAGATCCTGCAGTAAACCGGGAAGCTTTCAGGGCGATGCATGAAAAGCAAATGTATTTCGCAGGCCCGTTTGAATTGCGGCAGGGAGGCCTGGCAGTTGTTGGTAGGTTGCCTGTTTATATTCAGAACGAATTCTGGGGATTTTCAGCGGTTATCATAAAACTGGAATCCCTGTTGGAAGAAGCCGGCCTGGAAAAGCTGGGAGGCGATAAATATGATTTTCAGTTCTCCAAGGTTGATGTAAAAACGGGAAAGGAAACTTATTTTCTTCCGCCGCTTTCAGAAATGAGCGGTTATTATACTGAACATATTAGCTTCCCCGATGGCGACTGGAAAGTGTACATAGCTCTAAAGGAACCGGGGGAAGTTTTCTATTCACTGCTGCCTATTGGGTTCTTTATGTTGCTTTTGGCAGGATGGCTGGGTTGGGCAATGACCAATCTTTTAAAACAACCCGAGAAACTTCAGGCGCTGGTAAAAATGCAGGCGGGAGAACTTTCCTATAACGAATTGAAATTCCGTACAATCTTCAATCAGGCGGCCATAGGGATGGCACGGGTAAATTCGATTACGGGTAGTTTTCTGGAAACCAATCTGCGCTTTCAGCAGCTATTCGGTTACACGCCTTCAGAAATAAAGGAACTGAATATCGTGGAAGTTACCCATCCCGATGATATGCAGGAGGATCTTGATAAAATGAAAATGCTGCGTCAGGGGGTGGTACGCGAATACAGTATGCAAAAACGTATAAGGCGAAAGGATGGAGAACTGCGCTGGGTGAATTTGACAGTTTCGCCCTTATGGGGAGATGGTGAAACACCCACAACCCATATTGCCATAATTGAAGATATTCACGATAAAAAGACTGCTGAGACCCATTTAAAAGAATCTTATGAGATGGTCATGGAGCAGAATAAACGCCTGCTCAACTTCTCCTATATTGTTTCTCACAATTTACGATCTCACTCCAGCAATATAGAATCTATTCTCAACCTTTATGAAGAAACAGGTGATCCTGAAGAACGGAAAAACTACATGCGTATGCTGGAGAAAGTATCGGCCGCGCTCAATCAAACCTTATATGACCTGAATGAAGTGGTGTCAATCCAAACCAATCTGGATCTTACCGTACAGGATTTAAAGGTCAAAGATTATCTTGAGGAGACGCTGGGTTTGCTGAAGGTGGAAATAGAGAAAAGAAATGCAAGGATATACACCAATGTTCCTGAGGAAATGGTTGTAAAATTCAACGCGGCCTATATGGAGAGCATTTTGCTCAACCTTATTACCAATTCGCTAAGGTACAGCAGCCCTCACCGTGATCCTGAAATTCATATAAGCGGAAAAAAAGTGGAAAATGAGTGGATGCTGGAAGTAAAGGATAACGGGATAGGGATAGACCTAAAACGAAATCGCGATAAGTTATTCGGCTTGTACAAAACATTTTCCAACAGGCCCAACTCCCGCGGGGTTGGCCTTTTTATAACTAAAAATCAAATAGACGCCATGAATGGCAGGATAGAGGTTGAAAGTAAAGTAGACGCTGGAGCCAGCTTTAAAGTGTATTTTAAATGA
- a CDS encoding helix-turn-helix domain-containing protein, whose translation MMRIDVQTLPVNEIIQDIAEKLNAPVIDGDAVLTVEIPAELGEGYIRASNFDCGMGIISYYCKFYKDVEICFSKNTVHPLKFIFCSEGEVAHTFQSSEEIHTIQAYQNIIVSSSGYNGHVLYFKANVQTHVASLEIIRSIFSHRSNYGFKHLEPNLKELFMDAVSEKRFFYQGNYSIKAADVMEDLNSRDYSGFLQSLYLEGKSYDMLVIQIAQYQDDEAEDRLPTILRKSDIQKVDYVARRIMGDLGSNLTVEMLAKEAGTNINKLQEGFKYVYDLTVNKFIQHQKLEAAKEMLMTTDKNISEIVSAIGLNNRSYFSKIFKEKYGVNPKYFLKTRKQGA comes from the coding sequence ATGATGAGAATTGACGTACAAACTCTTCCTGTTAATGAGATCATTCAGGATATCGCTGAAAAATTAAACGCTCCTGTAATTGATGGAGACGCTGTTCTAACAGTGGAAATTCCTGCCGAATTAGGAGAGGGCTATATACGTGCGTCAAATTTTGATTGTGGAATGGGTATAATATCCTATTACTGCAAGTTTTATAAGGATGTGGAGATCTGTTTTTCAAAAAATACGGTACACCCGTTAAAATTCATCTTCTGCTCGGAAGGGGAGGTAGCACATACTTTTCAGTCGTCTGAAGAAATTCACACCATTCAGGCATACCAGAATATCATAGTTTCCAGCAGCGGATACAATGGGCATGTCTTGTATTTTAAAGCCAATGTACAAACCCACGTGGCCAGCCTGGAGATCATACGAAGTATTTTCTCTCACAGATCCAATTACGGATTTAAGCATCTGGAACCTAATTTAAAGGAACTGTTCATGGATGCTGTTTCTGAAAAACGATTCTTTTATCAGGGGAATTACAGTATTAAAGCGGCAGATGTGATGGAAGACCTCAATTCCAGAGATTACAGTGGATTCCTGCAATCCCTGTATCTGGAGGGAAAATCCTATGATATGCTGGTGATACAAATAGCCCAGTACCAGGATGATGAAGCCGAGGACAGGTTGCCAACCATACTTCGAAAATCTGATATTCAAAAGGTAGATTATGTGGCCCGTCGTATTATGGGAGATCTTGGAAGCAACCTCACCGTAGAGATGCTTGCAAAGGAAGCAGGTACCAATATCAATAAACTGCAGGAAGGCTTTAAGTACGTTTATGATCTTACCGTTAACAAATTCATTCAGCATCAAAAGCTGGAAGCCGCCAAGGAAATGTTGATGACAACGGATAAAAATATCTCAGAGATCGTAAGCGCCATTGGCCTTAACAACAGGAGTTATTTTTCCAAGATCTTCAAGGAAAAATACGGTGTGAACCCAAAATATTTCCTAAAAACCCGGAAACAGGGAGCGTAG
- a CDS encoding cyanophycinase, with the protein MKKAGLPFLALILMSGIFQTPLQAQEDTATGSLFIIGGGSRPVEMLDRIIKESGIKETGYAYILPLASAERDSAIYYAQRQFTNLGLKNVRGLLYTENGQPTPQQIDSIRNARLIYITGGDQDRFMKAIENTPIAEAIFQNYHNGGMIAGTSAGAAIMSKDMITGTELKHPDYNSTFRHLESGNLELKPGLGLIENVIIDQHFVRRSRYNRLLTAVIDNPAIQGIGIDEATAILVKGKEAEVVGDSQVIVFSNVQNSNNTKNGKLAATGIRMDIYLNGDKFSLE; encoded by the coding sequence ATGAAAAAAGCCGGTTTACCCTTTCTGGCCCTTATTCTTATGTCCGGAATTTTCCAAACCCCACTTCAGGCTCAGGAAGATACTGCCACGGGATCTTTATTCATCATTGGGGGAGGATCGCGGCCTGTAGAAATGCTGGATCGCATTATAAAGGAATCGGGCATCAAAGAAACGGGCTATGCTTACATTCTGCCCCTTGCCAGTGCCGAAAGAGACTCGGCCATCTATTATGCCCAAAGGCAATTTACCAACCTGGGCCTTAAAAACGTTAGAGGCCTGCTCTATACTGAAAACGGGCAGCCTACCCCACAGCAGATTGATTCGATTCGAAATGCCCGCCTTATTTATATCACCGGCGGCGATCAGGACCGGTTTATGAAAGCCATTGAAAATACCCCCATTGCAGAAGCTATTTTTCAAAATTACCATAACGGCGGAATGATAGCCGGGACCAGTGCCGGGGCTGCGATTATGAGCAAAGATATGATCACCGGTACCGAACTGAAACATCCCGATTATAATTCCACCTTCCGCCACCTGGAGAGCGGAAATCTTGAATTGAAACCAGGCCTTGGGTTAATTGAAAATGTGATAATAGATCAGCATTTTGTGCGCAGGAGCAGGTATAACCGTTTATTGACGGCGGTTATAGATAACCCGGCGATACAAGGCATTGGCATAGATGAGGCAACGGCTATCCTGGTTAAAGGTAAGGAAGCAGAGGTAGTTGGAGATTCACAGGTGATTGTTTTCTCTAACGTGCAAAATTCCAACAACACTAAAAACGGAAAGCTGGCGGCTACAGGCATACGCATGGACATCTACCTCAACGGAGATAAGTTTAGCCTGGAATGA
- a CDS encoding RagB/SusD family nutrient uptake outer membrane protein: MKKYINFKILFSFLAIGFIACDDNLDIEPEQNLSPEVATESPANIKTILNNIYGEARQSVSYGGGIGMASELLGNEGDLQWNGTFVQPGEYNEKALLADNSFVRDIWLNAYEIGNQVNIVLDNLDVFDDEEDRATTEGEAKFLRGLAYFDLVRLFAKPYVPGQANTQLAVPIILEPVLDASIITYPARNTVDEVYAQVLSDLNDAYEMLPTSNGYFADKYTAKALLARVHLQRGEFAQARDAANEVIEDSGASLTATFADAFNNAENSTEDLFAMQVTSQDASGNSWNLYWAGRDFGGRVGNPDISILSPHYAKYDDPNDDRANFFYTTSRGVATTKWQNQFGNIPVIRLAEMYLIRAETNQRLGTTVGATPLEDINLLRARANATLFTAVTLEIILAERQRELAFEGFALFDAKRLGRNIGEIAFNADRLVLPVPLREMDSNPNLVQNPGY, translated from the coding sequence ATGAAAAAATATATAAATTTTAAAATTCTTTTTTCATTCCTGGCCATTGGATTTATTGCCTGTGATGATAATCTGGATATAGAACCGGAGCAAAACCTGTCGCCGGAAGTGGCTACGGAAAGTCCCGCGAATATTAAAACCATCCTTAACAACATCTACGGCGAAGCCAGGCAGAGTGTAAGTTATGGTGGAGGAATTGGAATGGCTTCCGAACTGCTTGGGAATGAAGGAGACCTTCAATGGAATGGTACCTTTGTACAACCGGGAGAATACAATGAAAAAGCACTCCTGGCAGATAATTCTTTTGTGAGGGACATCTGGTTAAATGCCTACGAAATAGGCAATCAGGTAAATATTGTTTTGGATAACCTGGATGTATTTGATGATGAGGAGGACCGTGCCACTACAGAAGGGGAAGCAAAATTCCTTAGAGGCCTGGCCTATTTTGACCTGGTGCGTTTATTTGCCAAACCTTATGTGCCGGGGCAGGCAAACACCCAACTTGCTGTGCCAATAATACTTGAACCTGTTCTTGATGCTTCCATAATTACTTATCCTGCAAGAAATACTGTAGATGAAGTGTATGCACAGGTGCTAAGTGACCTTAACGATGCTTATGAAATGCTGCCGACTTCCAATGGATATTTTGCCGATAAATATACCGCGAAAGCCTTGCTGGCAAGAGTACACCTTCAAAGAGGGGAATTTGCACAAGCTAGGGATGCAGCAAATGAGGTAATTGAGGACAGTGGAGCTTCATTGACCGCAACCTTTGCCGATGCTTTTAATAACGCCGAAAACTCAACTGAGGATCTTTTCGCAATGCAGGTAACCAGCCAGGATGCATCAGGAAATTCCTGGAATTTATACTGGGCAGGACGGGATTTTGGTGGAAGGGTAGGAAATCCTGATATTTCAATTCTTTCTCCTCACTATGCCAAATATGATGACCCTAATGATGACAGGGCAAACTTTTTTTATACCACATCCAGGGGAGTTGCTACTACCAAGTGGCAAAACCAGTTTGGGAATATTCCTGTAATACGCCTGGCTGAAATGTATCTTATACGTGCAGAAACCAATCAGAGACTTGGGACCACGGTGGGGGCAACACCGCTGGAAGATATCAACCTGCTACGTGCCCGTGCAAATGCCACTCTTTTCACGGCCGTTACCCTCGAAATTATTCTTGCAGAAAGACAAAGAGAGCTGGCCTTTGAAGGATTTGCCCTTTTTGATGCCAAAAGACTTGGCCGTAATATAGGGGAGATCGCCTTTAATGCCGACAGGCTTGTGCTGCCGGTGCCGTTAAGGGAAATGGATTCCAATCCAAACCTGGTACAGAATCCCGGATATTAA
- a CDS encoding SusC/RagA family TonB-linked outer membrane protein — protein sequence MKIKNFFLLGLFFISSILIAQERQVSGTITDSDGLPLIGVNIIIENTSRGTQSDFDGNYSIMANQGEVLVYSFVGFSTVRRTVGTEAVINVQLLPDETLDEVIVVGYGTQSKRKVTDNIASISSEQINNIPVSNMQSSLVGKAAGVQITQINGKVEGGVKMRIRGIASISSSQEPLYVIDGMPLINDDESTTVAPINPLISLNPNDIESIEILKDASSAAIYGARGTNGVVLITTKSGRAGKTKVSVNTSTGWSRATNKLEWLNAEEYIELFVEASTNSYGAEDTWLTEEGGYFDFMANGTDWRNLEVDTDWQDYALVDGAVQDHTVSISGGNDKTLFFISGGYNRTEAIVRGNDLERYSIRTNIDHNVSDKFKVGFNAGASKTQISRIGTDNSFSTPLQAVAQSPLSPAFLDNGIPNNDSTIYYNFLMQEYNGDWDADIFRILLNSYLQYQILPSLSFRTELGYDNNNQTEEYFAGSLTQSASTNGYADANAVQSDKYNISNYFNYNTTFNQDFDLDVVVGMNFEESSRKNQFVAGTGFPSDNLQTVASASEITSGTSTRTMYNFLSYFGRATFSLYDKYLFKGSLRYDGSSRFGADNRYGFFPAASAGWIISEEDFLKDSQTLSLLKLRGSWGETGNAGIGNFASLGLFGGRAYNQRSALAPVQLANPGLKWEKTRQVDIGLDFGFLNNRISGEVDYYIKKTNDLLLNQPIPGTSGFTSITRNVGSLTNRGFEFVLNTRNIMTEDFTWNTNFNLSTLDNEVTGLPGGDIVQGLNIVREGETISSFYIVEYAGVDPANGNALFYRNTLNSDGSRDRSTTANYGEAERVILGSPYPELMAGFTNNLTFMNFDLSFTFQGEWGASLYNSGGKFQSGNARYEDNQTRDQLNRWQNPGDITNVPQARMYQTNGQQDSSRYLEESDFIRLRNLTFGYTLPLSVTERFKVDRLRVYFTGVNLLTFTDYSGYDPESTYDDLGGSNIQRGITFYSAPPAKTFTIGLNIEL from the coding sequence ATGAAAATTAAAAATTTCTTCCTCCTGGGATTATTTTTTATCTCATCGATCCTTATTGCTCAGGAAAGGCAGGTTTCAGGAACCATTACAGATTCTGATGGTTTACCCCTTATTGGTGTAAACATCATTATTGAAAACACATCCCGGGGAACACAGAGTGACTTTGATGGAAACTATTCAATTATGGCAAACCAGGGAGAAGTACTGGTGTATTCATTTGTTGGGTTTTCAACGGTTCGCCGCACGGTAGGAACAGAAGCTGTAATCAATGTACAGCTGCTCCCCGATGAAACCCTGGATGAAGTTATTGTGGTAGGATATGGAACTCAGTCCAAAAGAAAGGTGACAGATAATATTGCTTCCATCTCTTCTGAACAGATCAACAATATTCCGGTGTCCAACATGCAGTCTTCACTTGTAGGGAAAGCTGCCGGGGTACAGATCACCCAGATTAACGGAAAGGTTGAAGGTGGAGTTAAGATGAGAATACGTGGTATTGCCAGTATCTCCTCTTCTCAGGAACCATTATATGTAATAGACGGGATGCCGCTTATCAATGATGATGAGAGTACTACTGTGGCTCCCATTAACCCATTGATCTCACTTAACCCTAATGATATAGAGTCTATTGAGATCTTAAAAGATGCGTCTTCTGCGGCCATCTATGGAGCACGTGGTACCAACGGGGTTGTTCTTATAACTACCAAAAGCGGTAGAGCAGGTAAAACCAAGGTTTCTGTAAATACTTCTACCGGTTGGAGCCGTGCTACCAATAAACTTGAATGGTTAAATGCTGAAGAATATATAGAACTTTTTGTTGAGGCTTCAACCAACAGTTATGGAGCTGAAGATACCTGGCTTACAGAAGAAGGCGGGTATTTTGATTTTATGGCCAACGGGACAGACTGGAGAAATCTTGAGGTAGATACAGACTGGCAGGATTATGCCCTGGTTGATGGAGCAGTGCAGGACCACACCGTATCTATTTCCGGTGGAAATGATAAAACCCTGTTCTTTATCTCCGGTGGATATAACAGAACCGAAGCTATTGTAAGAGGGAATGACCTTGAAAGATATTCTATACGTACAAATATAGACCACAATGTTTCTGATAAATTTAAGGTAGGTTTCAATGCCGGGGCCAGTAAAACGCAGATCTCACGTATTGGAACAGATAACTCTTTCTCCACGCCGTTACAGGCAGTGGCCCAATCGCCTTTATCGCCCGCATTTCTTGATAATGGGATCCCCAATAATGATTCCACTATTTATTACAACTTTTTAATGCAGGAATATAATGGAGACTGGGATGCCGATATTTTCAGGATCCTGCTCAATTCTTATTTGCAGTACCAGATCCTTCCGTCTTTAAGCTTCCGTACAGAACTAGGATATGATAATAATAATCAGACCGAGGAATATTTTGCAGGAAGTTTAACCCAGTCGGCTTCGACAAACGGGTATGCCGATGCAAATGCAGTACAGTCTGATAAGTACAACATAAGTAACTATTTTAACTACAACACCACCTTTAATCAGGATTTTGACCTGGATGTGGTTGTGGGGATGAACTTTGAAGAAAGCTCCAGAAAAAATCAATTTGTAGCCGGAACCGGTTTCCCTTCAGATAATTTACAAACTGTGGCCAGTGCTTCGGAGATCACCTCTGGAACCTCTACAAGGACTATGTATAACTTCCTTTCTTACTTCGGAAGGGCAACCTTTTCCCTGTATGATAAATATTTATTCAAGGGAAGTTTGCGATATGACGGGTCTTCCAGATTTGGGGCAGATAACCGTTATGGGTTCTTTCCAGCGGCTTCTGCAGGTTGGATAATTTCAGAAGAAGATTTTTTAAAGGATTCTCAAACACTTTCCCTTTTGAAATTACGGGGAAGCTGGGGTGAAACCGGAAATGCCGGGATTGGGAATTTTGCCAGTCTTGGTCTATTTGGTGGAAGAGCCTACAATCAGCGTTCTGCCCTTGCACCGGTACAATTGGCCAACCCAGGACTTAAATGGGAAAAAACACGGCAGGTTGATATAGGGCTGGATTTTGGGTTTTTGAACAACCGCATTTCAGGTGAGGTAGATTACTACATCAAGAAAACAAACGATCTTCTTTTGAACCAGCCAATTCCGGGTACATCAGGATTCACCAGCATTACCCGTAACGTTGGTTCACTTACCAACCGCGGATTCGAATTTGTGTTAAATACAAGAAATATAATGACAGAGGATTTTACCTGGAATACCAACTTTAACCTGTCTACACTTGATAATGAAGTGACAGGTTTACCTGGAGGAGACATTGTTCAGGGGCTTAACATTGTAAGAGAAGGAGAAACCATTTCCTCATTTTATATTGTGGAATATGCCGGGGTTGACCCTGCAAACGGAAATGCCTTGTTCTACAGGAATACATTAAATTCAGATGGGTCCCGGGACAGGTCTACCACCGCAAATTACGGTGAGGCAGAAAGGGTTATCTTGGGAAGTCCCTATCCGGAGCTTATGGCAGGTTTTACCAACAACCTTACTTTCATGAATTTTGATCTTTCCTTCACCTTCCAGGGCGAATGGGGTGCATCACTTTATAATTCAGGTGGTAAATTCCAGAGTGGTAACGCCCGTTATGAAGACAACCAGACGCGGGACCAGTTGAACAGATGGCAAAACCCGGGAGATATAACCAACGTGCCACAGGCAAGGATGTATCAAACCAACGGGCAGCAGGATTCTTCCAGGTATCTTGAGGAATCAGATTTCATAAGATTGCGTAACTTAACCTTTGGATACACCTTACCATTATCGGTTACTGAAAGATTTAAGGTAGACCGTCTAAGAGTGTATTTTACCGGTGTGAATTTGTTGACCTTTACAGATTACAGTGGGTATGATCCTGAATCTACCTATGATGATCTTGGAGGTTCAAATATTCAAAGAGGGATCACGTTCTATTCTGCTCCCCCTGCCAAGACCTTTACAATTGGACTTAATATAGAACTTTAA